In Thioalkalivibrio paradoxus ARh 1, the following are encoded in one genomic region:
- a CDS encoding type IV pilus assembly protein FimV: MWGGLLIEGLVVDDEVSQAMMDVRVPVNFLVDGTKTLYLRGLPDPGEAMVLLEHRVLENPRDLFSHVRRVLLAIDQGDAFALEGALTDLFIVLGGNGIALKELLLYLVESRFPESLAEHFRRHLEAGFEPWDAAVAQTDASVLSLGFSGMHDLVIQGEPDAASGFSSALEEARSCLEYGQVDAARDVLEWALKQDPTDEHLATELLEIYTYTRDTQRREAMREFLELHRPNLPEGWYA, encoded by the coding sequence ATGTGGGGCGGTCTCCTGATCGAGGGATTGGTGGTCGATGACGAGGTGTCGCAGGCTATGATGGATGTCAGGGTCCCCGTGAACTTTCTTGTCGACGGAACCAAGACTCTGTATTTGCGGGGGCTTCCCGACCCCGGTGAGGCGATGGTCCTGCTCGAGCACCGTGTGCTCGAAAACCCGCGAGATCTGTTCAGCCACGTTCGGCGTGTGCTTCTGGCGATTGATCAGGGGGACGCCTTCGCTCTGGAGGGAGCGCTGACCGATCTGTTCATCGTTCTCGGGGGCAACGGGATCGCTCTGAAGGAGTTGCTCCTGTATCTCGTCGAATCCCGTTTTCCGGAATCGTTGGCGGAGCATTTCCGGCGGCACCTCGAGGCGGGTTTCGAGCCATGGGATGCCGCGGTTGCGCAGACCGACGCTTCGGTATTGTCGCTGGGCTTTTCCGGGATGCACGACCTGGTGATCCAGGGCGAGCCGGATGCGGCCTCCGGCTTTTCCAGCGCGCTTGAGGAGGCGCGGTCTTGCCTTGAGTACGGCCAGGTCGACGCGGCACGCGACGTGCTGGAGTGGGCCTTGAAGCAGGATCCGACGGACGAACACCTCGCCACTGAGCTTCTGGAAATTTATACCTACACTCGGGATACTCAGCGGCGCGAGGCGATGCGCGAATTTCTGGAGCTGCATCGGCCAAACCTCCCGGAGGGTTGGTACGCTTAG
- a CDS encoding GTP-binding protein produces MANYKILFAGPVGAGKTTAIRAISDIPTVSTDEAASDMARNRKPATTVAMDYGLMKLGGGNSVHLYGTPGQERFDFMWDILKEGGLGLVLLLDNTRSNRFKDLSFFVTAFREFIDNTSLAIGVTRMDEQREPGLELCNEHLRSLGLKCPIFEVDARSRRDVSLLVQALLYTIDPGVVEDV; encoded by the coding sequence GTGGCAAATTACAAGATTCTTTTTGCCGGGCCTGTTGGTGCGGGCAAGACCACTGCTATCCGTGCTATCAGTGATATCCCGACCGTCAGTACAGACGAAGCCGCCAGTGACATGGCTCGGAATCGCAAACCGGCGACCACCGTTGCAATGGATTACGGCCTGATGAAGCTGGGTGGGGGGAATAGCGTGCATTTGTACGGAACCCCTGGGCAGGAACGTTTCGATTTCATGTGGGATATTCTGAAAGAGGGGGGGCTTGGGCTGGTCCTCCTGCTGGACAATACGCGATCCAACCGCTTCAAGGATCTCAGTTTTTTTGTCACGGCATTCCGTGAGTTTATCGATAACACCAGCCTGGCGATCGGCGTTACACGGATGGATGAACAGCGTGAGCCCGGCTTGGAACTCTGCAACGAGCATCTCAGGTCGCTTGGTCTAAAGTGTCCGATCTTTGAGGTCGATGCGCGCAGTCGACGCGATGTGTCGTTGCTGGTCCAGGCTCTGCTTTATACGATTGACCCGGGGGTTGTCGAAGATGTCTGA
- a CDS encoding GNAT family N-acetyltransferase: MTAQSRDIDGLAQLESEAWPSGLRADASTIRMRLLRGHRVVVAAFEHRFVAAACFYHTAADPTNATTFPRDFESFSTSPASTPVRSTYVYNLCVTPAQRGRGSAERVIDAVICDARANGARFLVGDGRCPSYAGTAGPGPDRIRHDPQFQRAIDDWLCTGLRPDLRLLIRDPVLRYYHRRLGCEFLHLAPGFLPEDRASGGFRVIFAKPLGAARAGDGP; the protein is encoded by the coding sequence ATGACGGCCCAGAGCCGGGACATTGACGGGCTCGCGCAACTCGAATCGGAAGCATGGCCCTCCGGGCTGCGCGCCGACGCAAGCACGATCCGAATGCGCTTGTTGCGTGGGCACCGGGTGGTCGTCGCCGCGTTCGAACACCGCTTCGTTGCGGCCGCTTGTTTCTATCACACCGCCGCGGACCCCACCAATGCCACGACGTTTCCACGCGACTTCGAGTCGTTCTCCACGTCCCCGGCAAGCACACCTGTGCGCTCGACGTATGTGTACAACCTGTGCGTGACCCCAGCACAGCGGGGCCGCGGAAGCGCAGAACGCGTGATCGATGCGGTGATCTGCGACGCCCGGGCGAACGGCGCCCGGTTCCTTGTAGGCGACGGTCGATGCCCCTCCTACGCAGGTACTGCCGGCCCAGGACCAGACCGGATTCGCCACGACCCGCAATTTCAGCGGGCAATCGACGACTGGCTGTGCACCGGCCTGCGCCCCGATCTGCGGCTGCTGATTCGCGACCCCGTGCTTCGTTACTACCATCGCCGCCTCGGCTGCGAGTTCCTTCACCTTGCTCCAGGATTCCTGCCTGAGGATCGTGCTTCTGGTGGCTTTCGTGTGATCTTTGCCAAACCGCTAGGCGCAGCGCGTGCAGGGGACGGGCCATGA
- a CDS encoding cytochrome P450 has product MNPAPFFDPFLAARDGGRYDQYRWFRERAPAAWGRPPQRVFGDALYLFSHHAVTRGLAHPALLQAPETAEYRIIRDALKATPDFRMILAAVLFTDPPAHAVLRRPMSQAMTMASVQPRRAALQARAQSLLDACCRRKHFDLVADFASPYIVGALGDLMGLPLGDPLALKEETARLARALDLQHEDSPCSGHAPAAVALARRVERTLTTTKPHPDGLCMRFLELYEGGNWSREDLVTNLVFLLFAGQETAVDGLGNAVVSLARNPEAWRSLASGQVDSLDATDELLRYDPPLQYAATRIAAEPLTIAGIAIPANTAVVPVLASANRDPEAFPMPETVRLDRRPAASRTFGHGPHVCAGKHVARLEIAVALETVLAYLPPEAIDLDRTVERDLITFRGHRQIPVTPDSSDR; this is encoded by the coding sequence ATGAATCCGGCACCATTTTTCGACCCCTTCCTCGCCGCCCGCGATGGGGGGCGCTATGACCAGTACCGGTGGTTCCGCGAACGCGCACCCGCGGCCTGGGGCCGACCGCCTCAGCGCGTCTTCGGCGATGCGCTCTATCTGTTCTCCCACCACGCGGTGACCCGAGGCCTGGCCCACCCCGCGCTGCTCCAGGCCCCGGAGACCGCGGAATACCGGATCATTCGCGACGCCTTAAAGGCCACCCCGGATTTCCGGATGATCCTCGCGGCTGTGCTATTTACGGATCCGCCCGCCCATGCCGTGCTGCGCCGCCCGATGAGCCAGGCCATGACCATGGCCTCCGTACAGCCACGGCGGGCCGCCTTGCAGGCACGAGCCCAGTCGCTGCTCGACGCGTGCTGCCGGCGCAAGCATTTCGATCTGGTCGCCGACTTTGCCTCCCCCTACATTGTGGGAGCCCTCGGCGACCTCATGGGCCTGCCACTCGGCGACCCACTGGCCCTGAAGGAGGAAACAGCGCGCTTGGCACGGGCGCTGGACCTGCAGCACGAGGATTCGCCCTGCTCGGGACACGCCCCCGCCGCGGTTGCTCTGGCGCGACGCGTCGAACGTACCCTGACGACGACGAAGCCGCACCCGGACGGTCTTTGCATGCGCTTCCTGGAACTGTACGAAGGCGGGAACTGGTCGCGGGAAGACTTGGTGACCAATCTCGTCTTCCTCCTGTTCGCCGGGCAGGAAACGGCAGTGGACGGCCTGGGCAACGCCGTCGTGTCACTCGCGCGGAACCCCGAAGCCTGGCGCAGCCTGGCCTCGGGTCAGGTCGACAGCCTCGATGCCACCGACGAACTCCTGCGTTACGACCCCCCGCTGCAATACGCCGCAACCCGGATCGCTGCGGAGCCCCTGACCATCGCGGGGATCGCAATCCCCGCGAATACTGCTGTGGTTCCGGTCCTGGCCAGCGCCAATCGCGACCCGGAGGCGTTCCCAATGCCCGAAACCGTGCGACTCGACCGCAGGCCGGCGGCCAGTCGCACGTTTGGGCATGGCCCGCACGTCTGCGCGGGAAAGCATGTGGCCAGACTCGAGATCGCTGTGGCGCTGGAAACCGTACTGGCATATCTGCCACCGGAAGCCATCGACCTGGACCGGACGGTGGAACGGGATCTGATTACGTTTCGCGGCCACCGCCAGATCCCGGTGACTCCCGATAGCTCTGATCGTTGA